Part of the Vidua macroura isolate BioBank_ID:100142 chromosome 27, ASM2450914v1, whole genome shotgun sequence genome, tgtcccttgtccccaggggCTTTTGCTTCTTCAACTCGGTGGCCATCTCGGccaagctgctgcagcagcggCTCAGCGTGGGCAGGATCCTCATCGTGGACTGGGTAAGGGGGGACGGGGGGGACCCCACAGGCCTTGGGGACCGCGTGGGTGGGTGTAGGGGGGGTCCCTGACACCCGGGTGCCCCCCCAGGACATCCACCACGGGAACGGGACCCAGCAGGCCTTCTACAGCGACCCCCACGTGCTCTACATCTCCCTGCACCGCTACGACGACGGCAACTTCTTCCCGGGCAGCGGGGCCCCCGAGGAGGTACCGGGGGGACTTTGGGGTTGggggtccccccccccccccgtgccccccacccaccctggctgtggcactgaggggtcacctgtggctgtgcccaggtgggcagcGGGCTGGGCGTGGGCTACAACATCAACATCGCCTGGACCGGCGGCGTGGACCCCCCGATCGGGGACGTGGAGTACCTGACAGCCTTCAGGTGGGGGGGGGCCACACCTGCACGGTGGGGGGCACGGCTGGGGAGGGGCTCCATGGCAGGAGGGGGCTGTGCCTCGGGGAATTCCGGTGTCCTGGGGGGGGTTCCTGAGCCCTTGGGGGGGCTCTGTCCTATGGGAGGGgtccctgtgtcctgggggAAGGGTCTCTGTGCAGTGGAGAGGGGGGGGGGCTGCATCAGGGGGTCCCTGCACACCTTGGTGGGGGTCCTTGCACACCTTAGGGGGTCCCTGCACACCTTGGGGGGGTCCCTGCACACCTTGGTGGGGGTCCTTGCACACCTTAGGGGGTCCCTGCACACCTTGGGGGGGTCCCTGCACACCTTAGGGGGTCCCTGCACACCTTGGGGGGGTCCCTGCACACCATGGGGGGGGTCCCTGCTCCCTGAGGGGCTCCCCAAGTCCTGGGATGTCCCTGTACTCTGGGAGGGTCCCCATGTcctgtgctctgggagctcCCTCCACCCTGGGAAGGGTCCCTGCCCTCCTGgggggctcccccagccctgggggggTCCCGAGCCGCCGCTGCCCCCAGGACGGTGGTGATGCCCATCGCCAACGAGTTCTCCCCGGACCTGGTGCTGGTCTCCGCCGGCTTCGACGCCGTCGAGGGCCACCTGTCCCCGCTCGGTGGCTACTCCGTCACCGCCAAGTGTGAGTGGGGTCTGGGGGCAGCCCGGGGCGGGGACCCCGGCCCGGCCACCCCTCACCCCGTGCCCGCTGCCCCCCAGGTTTCGGGCACCTGACGAAGCAGCTGATGATGCTGGCGGGGGGGCCGGGTGGTGCTGGCGCTGGAGGGGGGACACGACCTGACGGCCATCTGCGACGCCTCGGAGGCCTGTGTCACCGCCCTGCTCGGCCTCGAGGTACGGGGGGACACCCCCGAggcccccccgagccccccggccCTTCCCCAGGGGCGTGTTGTGGCGCACACCCCGTgtcgtgcctcagtttcccctcgtTGGTTGCGGGGGCTCCGGTCCCGTCCCTGCCTTGcctctgggggtgctggtggcagttTGGGGGGGCTGACGGGGTGTCCCCACCCCAGCTGGAGCCCCTGGACccggccctgctgcagcagaagccCAACGTGAACGCGGTGGCCACGCTGGAGAAGGTCATCGAGATCCAGAGTGAGAACGGGGGCACGGGAGGGGCCGGTTCTGtcacggggggacacggagggacacgggggggggcaccgggggggcACCGGCCGCTCCGTCCCAGCCGTggccccgtccctgtccccgcaggCCGGCACTGGGGCTCTGTCCGGCGCTTCGCCGCCGCCGTGGGCCGGTCCCTGCTGGAGGCGCAGCGCGGGGACACCGAGGAGGCCGAGACGGTGACAGCCATGGCCCTGCTGTCCGTGGGCGCCGAgcacggcggggccgggacGGAGCCCCAGGCCAGGTACGGCCCAcggacacggggggacacggggggtgtgacactggggggacacagggtgggtgtgacactgggggacacgggggggatACGGGGGGTGTGTgacactgggggacacagggtgggtgtgacactgggggacacggagggacaTGGGATGTgtgacactggggggacacggggagagACGGAGGGTGTGTgacactgggggacacagggagacACGGAGGGTGTGTGACACTggagggacactgggggacatggggggtgTGTGACACTGGGGGACACAGAGGGTGTGTGACactgggggacatggggggacactggggacatggggtgggtgtgacactgaggggacactggggacacggaGGGTGTGTGACactgggggacacggggggataTGGGGGGTGTgtgacactgggggacactggggacacagggagacACGGAGGGTGTGTgacactgggggacacagggagacACGGAGGGTGTGTGACACTggagggacactgggggacactgggggacatggggggtgtgtgacactgggggacacagagggtgtgtgacactggggggacactggggacatggggggtgTGTGACActgggggtgacactggggacacggtgggtgtgacactgggggacacagggggtgTGCATGGAGCTGGGTGTGACACCGGAGGGGCCACGGGGAAGGTGCACAGAGCCAGGTGTGACACTGGGGGGGACATGGAGGGTGTGTGACACTGGGGTgtgacactggggggacacagggagacatgggggacatgggaGTGTAACACCAGGGGGGTCACAGAGGACGTGAATGGAGCCAGGTgtgacactggggggacacgggggtgtgACACTGGCGAGGACACGTGTCCCAGGGGGGTGACAGACACTTGTCCCTcctctgcccaggccagcagagGAGCCGATGGAGGCCGAGCCCACGCTCTGACCCGCCCGGATCATCCCGAAAACCAAGGAACACCCGGAAGagacaaaaaacacacacacacaaaaaaaacaaaaaatcacagtaaaaggaaaaaaaaaaatccaaaacacacacaaaaacactaaaaaaaaaaaaaaaagacaaaaaaaaacaaaaaaaaagggagaaatcgaaaggaaaaccagaaaaaaaaaaaaaaaaagaggaaaatattttctttttctattaaaaaaaggagaaaaccacaaaaaaaatccccccgCCCGTCCTGTGCCCCCGGCTCCCCGCAGTGTTTGCGGTCGTGTCTCttgtgcagcagcagttccaccagcaccccctgtccccccgtgtccccctgtgtcccccgtGTCCGTCGGGTccccccggcgctgcccggaCCCCCCCGGGGCTCCTcgagatttttttatttagggttttttccttattttccaccTATTTCTGTGTGTCTGCCCCCCTCGTTCCCTCCCTGGCTCCGGATCCGTCCCCCCACCCCGGGGGAGGCGATGGGAAATCTTCGTGCCTTTaagtaagtatttttttttaatgccttaatttcccttcattttgggttttttttttaattttcttggggtttttgtttttttttttcccttcggCCTCCCCGTTTTGGATGGGGACGTGAGACAAAGGGACGAGCCCTGTCCCCCCACTCCCCTGTCACTTTGTCACCCCGGCGCCTTTGTTGGGATCAAATTTATCCTTAtaggagagggaaaaagaaaaaaaaaaaaaaaaaaaaaaggaggaaaaaccactttattttcctgttttgtcaCCAGCCGGAGGGGCCTCAGAGCAATTTTAgctttaaaagagagaaaaccacccaacccccccccccccaaaaaaaaaaaaagggatataattttattacagaTGGATTatttaatagtatttttttaatgggggGGGCGGAGGGGGGGAgactggcacagggacagcgcGTCGTGGGTTAAATTATtccgggggtgggggggaatttggggtggtcCCAAATTAGGACAGAGGGCTGAGGTTGTCCTTGTCACCTCTCCTGGGGGGGAAAGACCCTGGTTTAGGGTGAGGAACGGGGGGGGGATCGTGCGTGTCCCCAACGCTGGGGACACCCCGAGTGTGGTGGGGgatccccctccccatcccaggagAGGGAAACGCCTCTGGATTTTGGGAGCAGCGTGCCCGGCTTGCTTTGGGCTGGTGTCGtcgtgtccccccccccccccgcagtgtgtcccccgtgtcccccccccggTCCTGTCCGTCCCCGCTCACGCTCGCTCTGGGTCTCGGTTCGGTATTTTGTAAAGATGTCACCGATGTTCGTCCTTGTATAAATAAACTGTTTCTGGCAATACCCGCCGGGCCCGCTGCCtttgggggtgctgctggggggtgCCCCTGTGTCCCTTTTCCTGTCCCCGAGTCCCCTTTTCCTGCCCCGTCctccccgcggtgtcccccacgtgcctcagtttccccaggcACCGCAAGAGGCGCAgggagggagcggggcgggTCCCCTTTGTCACCCCCGGGCTCGGGGGgctctgtccccgctgtcccccgcaACCCAACCCCCAGCACTCGGGGCCGGGCTCGGTTCTGGAGCTTTATTTGGTTCCAAACGGGGGCAGCCCCGCACACACCGGGCTGAGGGGGggtcccggcggggcgggggggggcccATCCCTGCTGCGGAGaactggggacagctggggacggGGGTGGCAGCTCAGTGTCCccccccgggccggggctgtccctgggctgtgtcCCCAGACCCGCTGGGCACGGGGCACCCCCGGCTCGGCCCCGGGGGGCTGGGACCCCCTGCCCGGGGTgaggggggggtccctggggcagGCGAGGGCGAGCATGAACCGGGACAACTGCTCGGCCTGGGGGGGAAGGAGTGAGAGTGAACCGGGAACAGAGcggagaccccccccccccactcaaTTTGGGGTCTCTGGGGAAAGGGAGGGTGAGGATGAACTGGGACAGAAATGGGGACCCCCTACTCAATATCGGGGTCCCTGGGGCAAAAAGAGTGTGAGAATGAACTGGCAACAGAGCAGACACCCCCTAGTCAAATTTGGGGGTGCCTGGGACAGGTGGGGATGAACTGGGAGCAgattccccccccccttccccgaTAAAGTGAGGGGGGGGTTTAGGGGGCTGCCCGGAGCCGGcggaggatgaggatgagctggggcaggagggaggccACCAGCACGGGCCCCAGGGTGTAGCGGGCGCCCACGTTCAGGTACCACAGGGCCGCCTCGTCGCTCTTGGGCAGCTTGTGCAGCAtgtccagggccagcagccccagcgcGGCGCTGCCCAGCGGCGGCTCCAGCCCCCGCAGCTCCTCGGCGGCGCGGCGGCTCAGGGGGTGCCTGGCGgccagggccagccccagcGCGCTGCCGCTCACCCGGCACAGCGAGGCCCAGGGCCGCGTCTCCGGCCGCAGCCAGGCCGGCTCCCAGCACCGGGCGCTGGCCCGGCGGAGGGAcctggtggggaggggggggggggagcgaGGGGCTTTTGGGTTGTGCACCCCCCGAGAAACGGGTTGGGGGAAGAGCTCTGCGGTCAGCCCCCGTCCCCAAACAGCTCGGGGGGTACATCCCTGCGCGCCCCCAAATTACTCCTGGAAGCAGATTCCTGGGGATGCCTCGCTCCAGCCTGGAGGGCTGCTCCCCGGGGAGACCCCTCCCCGGTGGGCAGATCCCTGGGGTacccccagcaccccagaaGGATGATCCATGTGACACCTTTCTCCTATGACACCCTGTCCCCCTGTGACACCCTGTCCCCCTGTGACACCCCTTTTACCCTGTGACACCCCTTTTCCCTTGTGACACCCTGTCCCCCTGTGACACCCCTGTCCCCCGTGGGACCCCTTTTTCCCTTGTGACACCCCTTTTTCCCTTGTGACACCCTTTTTCCATTGTGACACCCCTTCTACCCTGTGACACCCTGTCCCCCTGTGACACCCCTTTTCCCCTGTGACACCCCTTTTCCCCTGTGACACCACTTTTCCCCTATGATACCACTTTTCCCCCCGTGACACCCCTGTCCCCCGTGGGACCCCTTTTCCCCCTGTGACACCCCTTTTCCCTTGTGACACCCTTTCCCCCCATGACACCCTTTCACCCCATGACACCCCTGCCCCCCTGTGACACCACTTTTCCCCCTGTGACACCCCTGCCCCCCTGTGACACCCCTGTCCCCGGGCACTCACCAGTCCAGGTCCAGGCCTGCGGCTGTGGCCAGCCCGTGCAGGGCCAGCGCgctcaggagcagccccagagccgTCAGCAGGAAGAACCGGCACTTGAGGAAGTTGGGGGGCCAGcgctgcagcccccagcccagagccatCCCTGGTGGGGGGGACAGGCGGGCTtggcactgggatggactgggaaggGGCTcgagggaaggggaaggagctggggtgcCCCCCTCACCTGCCAGGGAGCCGGTGACCACCTGATGGGGGAAGTGGGCCAGGACGAAGATCCGGGAGAGCCCCATGGCCACCAGCAGGAGGATGTAGATGAGGAATGGGATCAGCCTCAGCAGCCGGCTGGAAGGGAACGGGGCTCAGCGGGGCGGGGTGCAAAGGAGGAAAGCACAGCTGAAAGGGGCAACAAGAAGTCCTGGGGGGCATTCAGGGGCTCTACAGCCTCTTCCCgagctgccagggaagggatgTGTCCCCCTGGAGCCGCcctgctgggagggaagggatccATATCACCCTCCACGGGTGCTGGGGTCCCACATCCACCCCCTCGTCCCACAGGTGCTCTGGAAGCTTCCAAGGGACGGTGTCTCCATCCCGGGactcctcctgcctgctccccgTGGGTTCTGCCCCACAGGAGCGGCCCCACATCTCACCCCCCTCTTCCCACAGAGGCTCAGGACTCACCTCCGGGTGTACCTGGACACTCCCTTGCTCAGGGCGGTGACAACTGGCCACAGGGCCGCCCCCAGGATCATGCAGTGGCCCGAGGGGCTCCCTGGGGGATGAAGCACAGGAGAGCTGGCGATGTCAATCCCAACCCCTCCCCGCTGCTCAGGAATGGCTCTTCCCGCCTCCAGCCCAGCGTTCCCAGGCGGATGGGGCTCCTGGGGCTCTTCCCCGGGGATCCCGGGGCTGCCCGAGCTGGGACTCACCTGGTCCCGTCTCGCAGGTGACCGGGAACTGGCGCAgcgggagctgctcctggctggagaGCCCCGACTCGTGGATCCACCAGTACGGGCGCTCCCCGAACAGGAACCTGCGGCAGGGACAGCACGGAGCGTGGGAGAGAGCCCAGAGAGCCAGGGGCTGGATCCCTGCAGCCCATCCTGggatccaggagagcaggatccctgcagcccatcccgggatccaggagagcaggatccctgcagcccatcctgggatccaggagagcaggatccctgcagcccatcctgggatctccaggagagcaggatccctgcagcccatcccatgatctccaggagagcaggatccctgcagcccatcccgggatccaggagagcaggatccctgcagcccatcccgggatctccaggagagcaggatccCTGCAGCCCGTCCCAggatctccaggagagcaggatccctgcagcccatcctgggatccaggagagcaggatccctgcagcccatcctgggatctccaggagagctggatcCCTGCAGCCCGTCCCAGgatctccaggagagctggatcCCTGCAGCCCGTCCCAggatctccaggagagcaggatccctgcagcccatcccgggatccaggagagcaggatccCTGCAGCCCATCCTGAATgatccaggagagcaggatccCTGCAGCCCATCCTGTATGATCCAGGACAGCAGGATCCCTGCAGCCCATCCCAggatctccaggagagcaggatccCTGCAGCCCATCCCGGGATGATCCCATCTCCAGGATGAAGCCACAGAGGATCAGGATCCCTTGCCAACCCTGATTCCTCCGGAGCTTTTCTCTGCCAGGAATTCCTGGCAGACGCTCAGGGCGGCTCGGGTGACCCCGCGGAATGCCACAGCCAGGGAGCCTCTGCCCAGAattcctggggcagggagcagggagtgtcccagtgcccccctCCGTGTGCCCCCCCTCACCACTTGAGGACCACGTTGAGCCACTCGGCCACCAGGGCGATCCAGAGAACCATCAGGGACACGCGCTCGTCCAGCCCGCGGGCCAGCGGGAAGCAGACGGTGTAGATGGAATTGGGATCCAGGTGGGACGTCAGGAAGAGCCAGAACTGCTCCAGCCAGGGCGGCCCAGCCTGCAGGGCCACGGCTGCGTGGATCCCGGCCTCGTGCAGGGCATCCATGGCActgggctggggcacagcagggagatCAGGATCTGTAGGAGCCCCTTGGGCACAGGGGTGGGAGGTGGATGGATCCTTAGGAACCtctcagggacagggtgggaggTGGATGGATCCTTAGGAACCCCTTGGGGAGAGAGTGGGAGGTGGATGGATCCTTAGGAACCCCTTGGGGATCGGGTGGGAGGTGGATGGATCCTTAGGAACCCTTGGCACTGATTCGGGCACTCATTCACCACTTGAAGTTTGCCCACAAATGACTCCCCAGTTTCTGCCCGGGGGCAGAACACACCTGTGGCTCTGGGATGGGGAACAGGGCAGGATCCCGGGGGATTGGTGTGGGAtttgctggagcagctgagatgctcCAAAGAGCCACCAACTCCCTGGGGGCTTTCCCTTGGAAACCTCCTGGGTCTCCTGTGGTGATTCTGCAGAAGGCCTGGGGTCTCCCTGGAGTCCTGCCTGGAGCCACCCTTGGTATTCCTTGGGGTTTCCCTGGGGTCTCCCTAAGCGGGTCCTGGGCATCCTTGGGGTCCCTCTGGGCCTCCCTGGGCTCTCAGGCCCGAGGCCTCCCTGGGGTCTCCCTACATCAGACCCGCGGCCTCCCCATTCCCACCAGCAGCCTCTGAGCTCCCTGACCTTTCTTGAACCTCCCGGTGGCGCTGCCCACCCCCCGGTACGGCGGGAGGTACCTGAGGGGGGGGCTTCATCCCGGGGACCCCTCAAAACTCCCTCCCGCCGCTCTCAGCGCCCTCTTCCGCCTACACTTCCCATCACCCCCCCCCCGCCGGGGCGGTGCGCTACGGCGGGGCGGGAGGGACAAACCGCGGCCGGCGCGGGCTCGGCCAATCAGCGCGCGGGGCGGAGCAGATCGGCGGGGCGGAGCGCCAATCCCCGCCCTCGCTGCCGCGCggcccccgcccccgcccgcgcCTGGCCGAGGCGAGCGGAGCCGCGGGCGCTGCGGGCggacaagatggcggcgccGGGCGAGTACTTCAGCGTGGGCagccaggtgtccctgccgcACCTGCCAGGAGCAGCGCCTCAGGGCGAGGTCGTCGCCTTCGACTACCCCAGCAAGATGCTGGCGCTCAGTATCCACCCGCCCGCGCCTCGCCGCGCTGgtcccggccccggcgcgggCCCGCCTCGGCCTCTGCGGCCCGCCCGatgagggggtggggggggggggggggcgtgagggagggaggggaaagggggcgaaggaggggagggggtgTGAGGGGATCGAGGTGGGCGGCGACAGGGAGGGGTTTGAGGGGCAGCGGGGAGACCCCCCGAGGGACGTGGGGAGCCCGGTagggaggttttgggggaatTGGAGAGATTTGTGTCGGGGTGAACGGGGAGCTCCgtgtggaggggctggggggccgggggggaggggggggcttGTAACCGCGGGGGTTGAGGAGCCCTGCACTGGGGTGAATGGGGGACTTGGGGGTCTTGTAGTGGGTGAATGGGATGTGGGGTGTCCTGcagggagattttggggggaattgaggaggtttgttttggggggatCGGGGAGCCTGTGTTAGGGTGAATGGGGGGGATTGGGAGCCCGTATGGGGGTGAATGGGGGGCCCTGTATTATAAAGAACTTCTGGGGGGGGGGAGTGGGGAGCCCTGTACTGGCTTGAATGGGGGGAGAGAGAGCACCAAGTTTTGGGGAGAACAGTGGGGACTGTGGTGtcctggaggatttttttttgggggggagggcAGTGAGGAACCCTGTAGTGGGGTGAGTGGGGGTGTGGCATTCACTATGGGGGGGTTGGGAAGCTTTGTTTTGGGGTGAGTGGGGGCAGTGGGGtgctccctgcccaccccccAGTATGGATACACGTGGATATGGTTTTGTTTGGGATCTGCAAGGAACAGGAAAAGCCGAGGGCTGTTGGAGAGCAGTGGAGGGTCCCAGGAGAGGGGGGAAGGTGAATgctcagctcagggctggcGTTGGAGTTCTGGGGGGGCCCAGGGGTGGGTTCTGCAGGGagtgaggagctgggagaggggttttgtggctggagctgtgggaaacaGAGCGGGGAAAGGCCCCGTGGGTGCCTGGGGTGTGATTGGAGCCaggggagctgccagggaagTCCCGGAGGGTCCAACAGGTTGCTCAGTGCTGCTTGTCAGCCCCACGGGGAGCTGAGCACTTCCCAAAGCCCAGCTCACACCCACAGCTGGGGTGCTCCAGCTCATCCCCCAAAGGGGAGACTGCAATTCCCTGGCTTCCTGCTCGCCACTGAACGGCGTTTTTTAGGGAGGGCTCCACCTTGTGCTCAGGGGGGGCTGGGAGAGAACAGGGGCTTCCATGAGGGTCTCCTCCAGGAGGAGATGGTGCTGGCATGGAGGAGGCTCTCCGTGTTgtgctccatccatccctccatcctcaTGGGAGCAGAGGAATTGTGCAGGAATTCCTGTCAGCTCTGGAAggggtgggtttgttttggttttgtttttgttttttttttggggggtgctGTCTCATTCCCAACAGCAGTACCAACAACCAACCTTGTGTGTCCCTCTCCTGGGAATTCCAGAACAGGGAATGCTCCCCgggaggctgctgcctgcaggaggaaaagagtTCTGGTGGAAAAAGAGCAAATTTGGTGGTGCTGGTTCAGGCAGGTGGTGATGGTGGGCTGGTGTTGGTGCACCAGGACTGGAGAACTCAGTCTGGAGTTGGGCTAGGACCAGGATCAGCACCAAACAGGTGCAGGAGAGATGAGTGAGATGGGATCACTGCTGACCCCAGGCAGGGACaagggagcagaggagctccCCACAAACCCAACCTTCTCCTGCTTTGCTCCTGGGCCCGTGTCCCACCTACAAAAGCCTCTCTGtggatttgttttccttaaCCCCTTCCTCCAGAATGCCCCTCTTCCAGTGGCAAGCCCAACCACGCAGACATCCTGCTCGTAAACTTACAGTACGTGTCAGAAGTGGAAATAATCAATGACCGCACGGAAACGCCTCCCCTTTAGCCTCCCTCAACGTCAGCAAGGTGAGAGAGCCCCTCAGCAGGGATCCCCAGGAATCCTGCAGGGATCCCCAGGGAATCCTGCAGGGATCCCCAGGAATCCTGCAGGGATCCAGCGGGATTTGCcgctggagctgctcccagcgcAGCTTCCCGGAGTTCCATCCTGGGGCTTGGATTTGGTGATTTGGGGCTGGATTTTACCAGTTTGGGATCTGGATTTTGGCATTTGGAGgcctgggttttgtttggtttaagGTCTGGGCTTTTGGCATTTAGGGCctgtttttttgggtggttttagGGTCGGATTTTATGTCTAGATTTTTGGCATTTAGGGACCTggattttggtggttttgggtCTAAGGTGATCTTGTTTTGGGGCTTGCATTCTGAGGGGTTTGGAGCCTGGGTTTTGGTAGTTTGGGTCCAGGTAGTGGTGTTTGGGGTCTGGATGATGCTGTGTTGGATCTAGATTTTGGCGTTTTGGAGTGCACAGGAGGGGTAAAGGTGAACTCATAAAGGGGAGCTCATGGAATTCTGAGGATTTGCTTTTCATCCATCCTGGAGCGGGATCACTTCTGATTCCCAGTGAGGTGAAAGAAAGGGAAGGTGACCCCGAGCCCTGAGTGCTGGGATGGCTCCAGGTGTGGGGTGCTCAGTTGTCACCTCCTTGTCCCACAGGGACACCTCTCCCAGGGCTTTGTGCCACACAGGTGGCACCAGCTGGGTGTCCGTCCCCTCCTGGGTCCCTTCCCGATGGATTAACACGCCCGAGGTCTCGGGTGACACAGCTGCCACCACGATGTGACTGTTGGCTGTCACTGCAGCGAGTGACATCGCTGGGAGCGCAGCCCGAGGGGAGCCCCCTCAGGAATTGCAGTGCTCATTTTGGGGAGCCCCCTCAGGAATTCCAGTGCTCACTTTGGGGAGCCCCCTCAGGAATTCCAGTGCTCATTTTGGGGAGCCCACTCAGGAATTGCAGTGCTCATTTTGGGGAACCCCCTCAGGAATTGCAGTGCTCATTTTGGGGAGCCCCCTCAGGAATTGCAGTGCTCATTTTGGGGAGCCCCCTCAGGAATTCCAGTGCTCACCTGGGTTTGGTGTGGGGGAATGCCCCACATCTCCTTCCCCGTGGGGGCTCcggcaggctgggctgggatggtgCTGCAGGACTGGGATGTTGGTGGCCGGTACTGGTTGTactgggaggaggaggtgtGGGCACATGGgagtgctggcagtgctccaGGGAACCCAGAGAGTTGGGGA contains:
- the G6PC3 gene encoding glucose-6-phosphatase 3 isoform X2, which produces MDALHEAGIHAAVALQAGPPWLEQFWLFLTSHLDPNSIYTVCFPLARGLDERVSLMVLWIALVAEWLNVVLKWFLFGERPYWWIHESGLSSQEQLPLRQFPVTCETGPGSPSGHCMILGAALWPVVTALSKGVSRYTRSRLLRLIPFLIYILLLVAMGLSRIFVLAHFPHQVVTGSLAGMALGWGLQRWPPNFLKCRFFLLTALGLLLSALALHGLATAAGLDLDWSLRRASARCWEPAWLRPETRPWASLCRVSGSALGLALAARHPLSRRAAEELRGLEPPLGSAALGLLALDMLHKLPKSDEAALWYLNVGARYTLGPVLVASLLPQLILILRRLRAAP
- the G6PC3 gene encoding glucose-6-phosphatase 3 isoform X1, with product MKPPPQPSAMDALHEAGIHAAVALQAGPPWLEQFWLFLTSHLDPNSIYTVCFPLARGLDERVSLMVLWIALVAEWLNVVLKWFLFGERPYWWIHESGLSSQEQLPLRQFPVTCETGPGSPSGHCMILGAALWPVVTALSKGVSRYTRSRLLRLIPFLIYILLLVAMGLSRIFVLAHFPHQVVTGSLAGMALGWGLQRWPPNFLKCRFFLLTALGLLLSALALHGLATAAGLDLDWSLRRASARCWEPAWLRPETRPWASLCRVSGSALGLALAARHPLSRRAAEELRGLEPPLGSAALGLLALDMLHKLPKSDEAALWYLNVGARYTLGPVLVASLLPQLILILRRLRAAP